In Geotalea uraniireducens, the genomic window ACGCCGGGGCGCTGCTCGGCCGGCGGTTGCAGGAGCTGGACGAAGGGACGGAACGCCCCAACCGGATCTTCTACCTGGCGATCCCGCCGGGGCTTCTGGAGGCGGCGGCCGGGATGCTGCAGCGGCTCGGCCTCTGCCGGGACTGCCAGCGGGACCGGATCGTCGTCGAAAAGCCCTTCGGCCGCGATCTCGACTCGGCCCGGGCGCTGAACCGGCTGCTCGGCGAGATGTTCGTCGAATCGCAGATCTACCGGATCGACCACTATCTCGGCAAGGAGACCGTGCAGAACATCCTCGCCTTCCGCTTTGCCAATTCCCTGTTCGAGCCGATCTGGAACCGGCGCTATATCGACCATGTCCAGATCACCGTGGCGGAAAAGGTCGGGGTGGAGGAGCGGGGCGGCTACTACGAGCGGGCCGGCGCACTGCGCGACATGGTGCAGAACCACCTGCTGCAGATCCTCTGCCTGGTGGCGATGGAGCCGCCGGTCTCCTTCGACGCCGACGAGGTGCGCAACAAGAAGGTCGACGTGCTGCGGGCGATCCGGCCGATCCGCCCCGAGGAGGTCCATCAGCTGGCGGTGCGCGGCCAGTACGGGGCCGGGCAGTACGGGGCCGGGGCGGTGCCCGGCTACCGCAACGAGCCGGCGGTGGCCGGCGAATCGGTCACCGAGACCTTCGCCGCCCTCAAGCTGAATATCGGCAACTGGCGCTGGCAGGGGGTGCCGTTTTATCTCCGGACCGGCAAGCGGCTCTCCGCCAAGGTTTCCGAGGTTTCGATCGTCTTTCGCCCCGCTCCCCACCAGCCGTTCCCGGCCGCCGCGGCGGAGGGGTGGCAGCCGAACCGGCTGGTGATCCGCATCCAGCCCGAAGAGGGGATCGTCACCAGGATCCAGGTCAAGCAGCCGGGGACCCGTTTCCTGCTCGGCGCCGCCGATATGCAGTTCCGCTACCGGGAAGCGTTCCGCGGAACTCCGCCCGAGGCGTACGAGACGCTCTTGTTGGACGTGATGCGGGGCGATGCCACCCTTTTCATGCGTGCCGATCAGGTGGAATGTGCCTGGTCGGTGGTCTCGCCGGTGCTGGAGGTCTGGGAGACGGTACCGCCGACCGATTTTCCCGATTACCGGGCCGGCAGCTGGGGGCCGGAGGCGGCCGACCTGCTGATCGCCAAGGAAGGGCACAGCTGGCTGCAGCCGGTCGTAACGGAGGAGTGACCATGATCGAGGTCTTTCCCGATCAGGAGAGTCTGAGCCGGGCGACTGCCGAGCTGTTTGCCGCCGAGGCCGGCCGGGCGGAGGCGGCCCACGGCCGCTTCGCCGTTCTTTTGGCCGGCGGCGAGACGCCGCGCCGGACCTATGAGCTGTTGGCCGAAGAGCCGCTCCGCCACCGGGTCCCCTGGGGGCGGGTGCATATCTTCTGGGGCGACGAACGCTGCGTTCCCCCCGAGGACCCCCGGAGCAATGTCCGGATGGCCCGCCGGGCGCTCCTCGACCGGGTACCGGTACCGGCGGGCCAGATCCACCCGATTGCCGGCGACCTCCCGCCCCGGCAGGCGGCAGCGGCCTACGAAGCGGCACTGCGGGCCTTCTTCGGCCCGGAACTCCCCCGTTTCGACCTGGTGCTGCTCGGCCTCGGCGCCGACGGCCACACCGCCTCGCTCTTCCCCTGCTCGCTGGCCCTCGACGAGCGGGAGCGCTGGACGGCGGTCACCCAGCGCGCCAACGAAGAGATCAAGCGGATCACCGTCACCGCTCCGCTGCTCAACCGGGCGGCGCTGGTGGTCTTCCTGGTGACCGGGGCGGAGAAGGCGGCGGTTCTCCAGGAGGTGCTGGAGTCCTCCCCGGAGCCGCATCGCCACCCTGCCCAGCTGGTAAAGCCGGCACATGGCGCCGTCCGCTGGCTGGTGGACCGGGCAGCGGCCCGGCTGCTGCGGCCGGGGTTGTAATCCGGCGCCATTGCTGGCAAGATAGATAAACTTTAATGTTCTTCAAGGAGAGACCCCGATGAGCGCGA contains:
- the zwf gene encoding glucose-6-phosphate dehydrogenase, with the protein product MPTTAQLEPTVLVIFGAGGDLAWRKLVPALYDLYLDHRLPERFTIVGIARRQQDDETFRSHLRQGVDSFSRRGKSADEPWREFADRISYLAEDFTQPDAGALLGRRLQELDEGTERPNRIFYLAIPPGLLEAAAGMLQRLGLCRDCQRDRIVVEKPFGRDLDSARALNRLLGEMFVESQIYRIDHYLGKETVQNILAFRFANSLFEPIWNRRYIDHVQITVAEKVGVEERGGYYERAGALRDMVQNHLLQILCLVAMEPPVSFDADEVRNKKVDVLRAIRPIRPEEVHQLAVRGQYGAGQYGAGAVPGYRNEPAVAGESVTETFAALKLNIGNWRWQGVPFYLRTGKRLSAKVSEVSIVFRPAPHQPFPAAAAEGWQPNRLVIRIQPEEGIVTRIQVKQPGTRFLLGAADMQFRYREAFRGTPPEAYETLLLDVMRGDATLFMRADQVECAWSVVSPVLEVWETVPPTDFPDYRAGSWGPEAADLLIAKEGHSWLQPVVTEE
- the pgl gene encoding 6-phosphogluconolactonase, with translation MIEVFPDQESLSRATAELFAAEAGRAEAAHGRFAVLLAGGETPRRTYELLAEEPLRHRVPWGRVHIFWGDERCVPPEDPRSNVRMARRALLDRVPVPAGQIHPIAGDLPPRQAAAAYEAALRAFFGPELPRFDLVLLGLGADGHTASLFPCSLALDERERWTAVTQRANEEIKRITVTAPLLNRAALVVFLVTGAEKAAVLQEVLESSPEPHRHPAQLVKPAHGAVRWLVDRAAARLLRPGL